TTCCccgaagattaaaaaaaaaaaaagaaagaaaagaaaagaaactaGAGAAAATGACAGGAAGTAAAATGCTGATGAAGCTGAATAACACATCATGATAACCATGTCATAGATTCACCCTTTTGAGGGTGTGTGATTTCGTGTCCTTTCACATTATGAATTTTCCTGTAGCTGTGTAATTGTACACATATATATGCTCCTCTTTTATGCTTCAAGTCCATAAATGCCGGGATAAATATATGATGGTGTAGAAGCTGGAAAATCAGACGGCTAATGTGTATTGCTTGTATCGTTTTTCAGTTTTTCTATTTCTTGTGTTCCATGATATTGCAGGCTAGTGGGAGTTGTTTGTCCCTTGGATTATTGGATAGGATCGATAATGATACTTTCTGACTTGCTGAATTTTGCTTGGTCAGAGAAGACTAGCAACTAATGCGAGAGGAAGaaactttaataatttttgGAAATGGCATGCAGGTATCATACCAATGAGTCTAAGCCACCAGCCTAGATAGGCCCTGTGGAGTGATATCAGTCCACATCAATGAGGCCCAACCTGGCATTTCTCTAGACGCGCTAAGGTTATAACTTATTTCTTCAATCTCTGCAGATGAGTCCCTTAAATTGCTTCCATTCAACTTCTCAAGCCCAATGGTGATATTTGAAATTTGCTTCTTATGTAATTATAACTGGGAAATCCGTTGCTTCTGCTTCATGATGCCAAAATCAGCAGCCGGATTCCAAAGTCAAAGTAGAAATAGTAGAAATATGGCTCCTCTCCTCGTCTCGAAGGTCAACTTGGCATTAACTGCTGAACTAGCAAGCTTAGCCAACATTTtaaatctcaacttccataagTTTTTCCCAAAAAATACCATCTGAAGCAAGTTGAACTTCATAATCAAACTGATATCAAGTGAAGGAATCACAGTAGTAAAGAGGAATATTAGGTTCTAAACTTCAGATAAAATCCAAATAATTTGCTTAGTTAGCCAGCAGACTGAAACCTTTATCCCTTTGAGTGCAAGGAAATGCAATACAACAAAATATATGTCAGAAGCTAGATATGGAAAAGAATATCCTTTGGAATCATTAATCAGCAGCAAAGGAGAACTGGGCACTTGGCATTTCATCATTTAATTTTCAAGAATGCTTGGTGTGACTCTTTTGATGTGAATTCCACTGAATCATCATCCAAACTATTGACGTACCTGATCAAAAAAGACAGCAACTTTCTAGTGATTTTCCTAAGTTAGAAGACTATCCATTCCCAAGAGGTACATGGCATTCAAAACAGTTAAAATGCTATTAACTTCAAAAACCCGACTGAATTTatagaagaaataaaaaagttCATACCCAAGGTTACAGAAAATGGCAAGTTATGAAACCCGGAGATTAgggaaatataaattaaaattgttcgCGTCAATCCCCTTACTAGCTAACCGTCAATGGAATTACTGTAACCATGAAATTTAAAATGGCCTTCCTACTTTGTTTCTTaagtttcatgcatcatattacAAACTTCAGTTTGACATACTAAACATCAGACTGAATGATACCCTCAAAACAGTAGTAAAACAAGGAGGTTTTTCAAAATATGTTCCTgaattaaatcaataaaaaatcctAGCTGATTAAGGGAAAAAAACATAGCACCTTTAATCGAAATCAGTGGGAAagcagtaataaaaataaatcaaacttaGAATGACTTGAGGTCTCATAAGACACAATTACCTGCAAAGATGCCTATACTCGTCAAATTTCCAATGGACATTGTTTGATATATTAGGTATTCAGTCAAGAAGTGCCCGAATGCATAGATGAAAGACAAAAAGGTAGCTAAATAAAGTGGCTTATTATCAAGGTTGAATGCGCAAAGAACGCAAAGAGTGCAAGTCAAAAGGGTCCAAACTCCAAATGTCCTCCCATGAACTTCAGTCACTGCATGATAGTAAGCAAAGACGAGGAGAAAGGGAAAAGACAGAAAAGAGAAGAGCAAAAGAGATTATCAGAATGATTGACAATTACTACAGCTCagaataattgaaaattataaaaattgaatttagttgatttttttaaattaattttcatgtttggagttaaaaaattcaatttcttttaaattacaaaaaaatcattttaataaaatcttCCGTAATTGTATATGAATTCAATTTGAATTAGTGATTTATTTCAAAAAGGAAGGGGTAGAAAGGATTAAACAGTTCCTTTGATTAAGTATCTGCTTGTTTGCAGTATTTggtaaatatttttcaaaagaaatacttattttatattgtttagTGTAATCTTATAAACAAAGGgcgttaataaatttatatataatattatgatGAGATTCTTAAAATCTAGAAAATGACTTTtcaagatatttttttaaaaaaaatacatagtttttttattaattaaaaaagtaattttattgactgaaatttttaaaatactctaaatattaaaaaatgcaAACTTTTCCCATCATCACATAATACTAACCCCAGTTGTCAGAAAGTAATGAGGACGAATGCAGTAGAACTGAGTTTATGCATACTCTTCAAACTCGAATGCAGacttaatttaaaaatcaagCGGAACGAAAATATATTGTTCCTGAGGTTACATATGAAGCAAGCATAATGGATTCAAGTGCAACAGTTATTAGAAGGACTATTCcataatttttcttcttctatgAATCGAGATCCATAGACAAAATGCCAAATCCAAAAtctaaataaaactaaaaacagATCACAGAAGTTCAAACATATGTCATGATCTGTTCTTGAAACTTTCGATAAAGATTATGCACAAAACCGATACTTGATGCAGCAAATGTCAAACTactgaattgattttacttgaaATAAACAAATccctctaaaatttaatttttccaatAGCGCATTGAACAAAGCAAAAGGAATACTGTGATCTGAACTTTGAGATCTCTTCCTTACTGCTCCATGGAGAGAATTTTTGAGAAGTAGTAAAAAAAGGGAAGCTTACTGGTGGTCTTGGAGAAGACACCGAGCCTAAGAGCCCAAATGTCGAAGAAACCGAACCATACGGAAGCTAATCGAAGAGAAGCTACTAGCATCAGCCACCATCCCAACGCCTTCATTTTCTCCTCCTTAGCCTTCTGTCTCGTCTCCGCCGTGTTTTTCCGCTATTCTGGTCTGCACAATAAAATTGGTTAAAATTTTGCTTTTATGGGCAAATTTCACTGATAACTTGAAAGGCTGTGACAGCATGgtctttgaactttaatttttaatataaaattttcctcattttaatttaattaatgttaAAATCCTTGCTCACTTATGGTAGTAGCTTTTtccgttaaaaaaataataataatttaacatattttaaattaataaaaaataataataataatttaacataTCTTCTATAACATGTTTATAAGATTTTAAAGTCATTTTAATTCTAATTCTTATTTCCCTTTCCATTAGATGTGAAACCACAAACGTGAAAATTTACAATCCTGATtgctttttatgttaattaattatGGCTTTATATTAAGGATGATTGCAGATTCATAGTTGTTTTTAAatcaatgtatttttttttttattttgcactTTAATTTGATGGTGAAATtacatgaattttatttttatgaattgttTTTCTTGTTAATTGATTtggattgaatttaatttttatctgtaTAGTGTTGTTATCGgattttattgaattaattaaaatgaaaaaaaaatttgtttagGTCTAGAGAGGCAAAATTTGAAAGTGTACTTAGGAGAGAGAGCAAAGAAAGAGTATATTTGTGTATATGAGAAAGAGAAAGTCGAGAGGAGAAAGATAGAATGTGAGAAGAAAGACAGTGATGAGTTAAgctcactattttttttttattaaattctataattttattatgattttgatataaataattcatttttatttgaaatttaattttggacagatttttaagtgaaaattaagaaaatgaacGAAAAAATGTTGAATTGAAAGATTTTCAAATTGGGAATTACAGCCTTGGATAAGCCTGTAGTCAAGGAGATGAACAGTTTCAGATTTCAAAAAATGCCACATCAACCCGATTTTTCCATCTAAACAAGAGTAAGGATAATATTAGCTTCAAATTGGATAAAATACAATCATATTAGAATAGAGATGAGATAAGagtagtaaaatttattttaaattattaaattttatctttttattaagaaaaaactTATATAAAGGCTTCTCAATAATTAAATCTACatcatatttttttcaataatgaCTCTTAGAGGTTGAAcaatttttttcaattgaaaGTTAATCTAAATTGAGGTTTTATTTAAGTTGTGAGATTATGTGTTTAAATTCtctttcatcttatttctattttttattcacCTTCATTGTTGTTCTCCGAATAATTCAAGAGACCCGTTGAATCTCTTGGAAATAcaatatattgctaattaatccaattaaataagtaattatttaagaaattagtatattttatttaaataattcgcgTGTTTTTATTATCAAGTTTGGATTTTTTCtatcttaatgcagttgactaattaaatctacacgtgtgttggggttgttagttaactatgaattaatttaagcgcaaaGCAGATTAATTCAATCATAagaaagaattggtgggattcgcgtgtttgacaaattatttttctaatcgaTGATTAACAGCCAAacccctcaatttgattaccttcagctgaatttaatttaattatttatttatattagtgGAACTGTTAAAACTGCATCGTTTTAGTTATTGAGTGTGTATGCATATATTGATTAAAACTATGTCGTTTCTTTTATATTGACTTCTCCATTGTAATAGGGCTGAGTTGGCTTGCTGTGATTGGCTTATTTTGCACAAGATGTGCACGTGTACTTGTCTGCTACATAAGGAAGCACGATGCTTCCAGACCTTTGCTGTAATGTCATTTTTCTTTCTGAAATAAGAATTCaaagttttctctctctctcgcacatggtatcagagcctagttTTGGCTCACGACAGCGCGTCAATGGCTGCATGAGCAAGATCTAGAGTTTTCCGAGAGATCTGATGGCGACGAAGCGAGGGAACAGTAGCAAGGAACAAAAGGCAACGGGTGCACCGGAAAAATCACAAGGCATGGCCCAAGGAATGGGAGATCCTTTGAGTCTCTAAGCTTTTGATCATCCAGGTATGAACCTAGTCTCAGCGCCTCTTATAGGATCAAACTTCAGATCATGGACCAGGGCGATTTTGAGGAACAGTTTCGAAGGAACAGTTTCGGCACCTAGTAAAGACTCTGAGGGTTACGAACAATGGAAGAGATGTGACTTCATAGTCACATCTTGGATCCTCAACTCCATCTCCAAGGAACTGGTGGATGGTTTTATATACACTGCTTCAGCCAGAGATCTCTGGTTAGAAATATGTGAAAGGTTTGGAGAATGCAATGGCCCTATGATATATGAATTACATAGAAAAAATTTTCTTATGTCTCAAGAGAATGCCTCTGTTGTTGTCTACTTTACTAAGCTAAAGAGACTTTGGGATGAGTTAGGCTCTATCCCTACCTGTACCTGTGGAGCCTCTAGGGCTATAGCAGAAATAACCAACAGAAACATACTCATGCAGTTTCTAATGGGACTGAATGAGTCCTTTGGGTCTGTAAGGGACCAGGTATTGGGAATGGATCCCTTACCAACAGTGAATAAGGCATACTCAATGGTGGTGAAATTTGAATCTCAAAGGGAGATTTTGGGAGCCATGAGTGACAACTCTGAATCCCTTGTGTTGTTGAACAAAACCTACACTCAAAGTCAGGTCAGACCAAGAAAGCTTGACAACAAGAAGGGACATTGCACCTTCTATAATATGAATGGGCACACTCGAGAGGGATGTTTTAGATTGATTGGATACCCTGATTGGTTCAAGTCAAAGAATAAAAGTGGCACACAAGGTGTAAAAGGATATGGAAACACCAAAATTGTAGTTGCTGTATAACGAAATAAACCTGAAGAGGACAATCCTCTTGATTATACTGATACATCAAGCAAGATAAATGAACTGACATCCATGCTGACCTCCCTAAAGCAAGAAGTTTCTCAACTTGTCAAAGGGAAAGGGAGCCTAGCTCCTGGGACATGCCTTGAACCTGAGTCACACTTCATGGACTTTGCAGGTAATCCTAACCTTCATAAAACCTGTTATGCACAATTGGACACCGATGATAGTTGGATCCTAGACACTGGAGCCACTAATCACATGTGCTCAAACAGCAGTTTGTTTATCACTTTACAAACACTATACAAGCACATATCTGTTTGCTTTCCAGATGGGAACACAACATAAGTCACCCAATCTGGAAGGCTAAACCTctttgaaaaattacttttgAATGATGTTCTATATATTCCTAACTTTCAATACAATCTGGTATCCATTAGTCAATTGATGAATAGTCATGGCTATTGTATTGTGATATGCCATCATTACTATATCATACAAGACCCTCTGAATAAGAAGGTGGTGGCCATATGAAAGAAACAAAGAGATCTATTCAGACCAAACAAGATGAGTTTCTG
The sequence above is a segment of the Manihot esculenta cultivar AM560-2 chromosome 5, M.esculenta_v8, whole genome shotgun sequence genome. Coding sequences within it:
- the LOC110616206 gene encoding ergosterol biosynthetic protein 28, with translation MKALGWWLMLVASLRLASVWFGFFDIWALRLGVFSKTTMTEVHGRTFGVWTLLTCTLCVLCAFNLDNKPLYLATFLSFIYAFGHFLTEYLIYQTMSIGNLTSIGIFAGTSIVWMMIQWNSHQKSHTKHS